One segment of Panicum virgatum strain AP13 chromosome 3K, P.virgatum_v5, whole genome shotgun sequence DNA contains the following:
- the LOC120697832 gene encoding cytochrome b561 domain-containing protein At2g30890-like, which produces MLLFKRKGRLLASACCVILLLLTPTQGDSNSEQSYKIVQPLELTPKLSSQLKLHAFLLWSSVGFLMPIGVLLIRASSSVKSAKSVKLLFYCHVGSQIVAVVLATAGAVLSISNFENAFNNTHQRIGLALYGFIWLQPLIGFLRPDRGVRFRSAWYLTHWLLGIGICVVGVANVYIGLHTYQERTGRSARLWTVLLTVEVAAMAFVYLFQDRWSYVVRQAEAALGDEQSEGSTMYPANDHKELIVVP; this is translated from the exons ATGCTACTGTTCAAGAGAAAAGGACGGCTCCTTGCATCTGCATGTTGTGTGATTCTTTTGCTTCTCACACCAACCCAGGGTGATTCAAATTCAGAGCAAAGCTATAAGATCGTCCAGCCTTTGGAG CTCACACCGAAACTCTCGTCGCAACTCAAGCTCCATGCTTTCCTGCTCTGGTCTTCAGTTGGCTTCCTGATGCCCATAGGCGTGCTGCTGATCAGAGCCTCCAGTAGTGTCAAAAGCGCCAAAAGCGTCAAGCTTCTCTTCTACTGCCATGTCGGTTCGCAG ATTGTTGCTGTCGTTCTTGCCACCGCTGGGGCGGTTCTGTCGATAAGCAACTTCGAGAACGCCTTCAACAACACTCACCAGAGGATCGGGCTGGCGCTGTACGGCTTCATCTGGCTCCAGCCGCTCATCGGCTTCCTGAGGCCAGACAG AGGCGTGAGGTTCAGGAGCGCGTGGTACCTGACGCACTGGCTCCTGGGCATCGGGATCTGCGTCGTCGGCGTCGCCAACGTCTACATCGGCCTGCACACGTACCAGGAGCGGACCGGCCGGAGCGCGCGGCTGTGGACCGTGCTCCTCACCGTGGAGGTCGCGGCCATGGCGTTCGTCTACCTCTTCCAGGACCGGTGGAGCTACGTGGTGCGGCAGGCGGAAGCCGCCCTGGGCGACGAGCAGAGCGAAGGGTCCACCATGTACCCGGCGAACGATCACAAGGAGCTCATCGTTGTGCCTTAG
- the LOC120697834 gene encoding 60S ribosomal protein L18a-like — protein MVAHRFHQYQVVGRALPTPGDEHPKIYRMKLWATNEVRAKSKFWYFLRKLKKVKKSNGQMLAINEIFERNPTTIKNYGIWLRYQSRTGYHNMYKEYRDTTLNGAVEQMYNEMASRHRVRAPCIQIIKTATVHFKLCKRDNTKQFHNSKIKFPLVYRKVRPPTRKLKTTFKASRPNLFM, from the exons ATGGTCGCCCACAGG TTCCATCAGTACCAGGTGGTGGGTCGCGCTCTGCCGACCCCCGGCGATGAGCACCCCAAGATCTACCGTATGAAGCTCTGGGCCACCAACGAGGTTCGCGCCAAGTCCAAGTTCTG GTACTTCCTGAGGAAGCTCAAGAAGGTGAAGAAGAGCAATGGCCAGATGCTCGCCATCAACGAG ATCTTTGAGCGCAACCCAACCACAATCAAGAACTATGGCATCTGGCTGCGCTACCAGAGCAGGACAGGTTACCATAACATGTACAAGGAGTACCGTGACACCACCCTGAATGGTGCTGTGGAGCAGATGTACAATGAGATGGCCTCCCGTCATCGTGTGAGGGCCCCCTGCATCCAGATCATCAAGACAGCGACAGTCCACTTCAAGCTGTGCAAGAGGGACAACACCAAGCAGTTCCACAACTCCAAGATCAAGTTCCCGCTCGTGTACCGCAAGGTGAGGCCACCCACCAGGAAGCTCAAGACCACTTTCAAGGCGTCCAGGCCCAACTTGTTCATGTGA